AAAAAACACCCCCTCCAAAGCATAGAGAAGAACAAAAACAAAAAAACAAAGCAAAAAATCGTCTAGATATAATTCTTCTAATAAAATTACAATCAAAATCCATAGCTTAAATTTATATTCATATTAGAAATATGTCAAACATATTTTTAATATGAATCTTTGCTATAATATTTACTTTGATAAGTTAGTTTAAAATTATATTTGTATCTTACAATAGATTTTTTAAAAAAATATCTAGGAAGATATTTATAGATTTAATCATAGTATCGAGGCATCAATTAGCACAGAATTTATGCCAAAAATTTAAACTAAAAGATAGATTTATGAATGCCGTTAACAATTTTCTATCCACTAATTTTAAAGAATCAAACTCTATGCCATTAACACTAACAGGATGTTAACTTGTATTATTTTGAAATTTACTCAAATTTAATAATACTTCACAAATTTCTGAAGGACAATTTTAGTTTTATGACTAACAACTGTCAGAAACTTTTTAGTATTAATAATCTCTTAACACTAAAAAGTTATATAATAAAAACACTTATATACACATTAACTACCAGATATCTGCTTTATAACTTATACTTTATAGAATATAATTCTAGCAATTATATATGCTTGATTAGATATAAGTTAAAGGAGAATTTATGAAGATATTGTTAAAAGTAACTATGATTTTATCACTAGCAAGCTTATCTATTGCTAAGGAAGTTGATCCATTAAATCTTGACAAGATATTAGTAGAGAAAGAAAACTTAAATAAATTATTTGGAATAGGTTTTGGGATTGGAAACCCTATCACGAATATCATACTTTCTTTTCCATATGTAGATATCGATTTTGGATATGGGGGATTCAATGGTCTACATCCTAATAATTTTACGCCTTATCTTATTTTCGGAATTGATGTCTTATTCAGAGAGGAACTTTATCATAATATAATAATGACTGGTGGTGTTGGAGTAGGCATAGACTGGTCTCCAGTAAAATCAACAGATTCAGGCCCTGCGGGTGCTCCAGAAGAAAAAGGTGATAATAAAGAGGGAGAATTTTTATCTCCCGCATCCAACAATAGGTTGGGTATCGTACTAAGACTTCCTATTTCATTAGAATATAGTTTTTTAAAGAATCTCGTAATAGGATTTAAGGGCATGGCAACAATTGGAGGAACAATGTTAATCAGCCCCATAACATTCGAAGGAGCGAGATTTGGGTTTTTTGGTATCGCATTCATAAAAATATATATATAAAGGAAAGCTAATGGGAAAAAACACTCAAAAGATATTGATCTTACTAGCAATGTTTAACTTACACTATTTTACGTTCTCTAAAGATAATGATCCATATATAATTAAATGTAATGAAGAAAATGATGGCACCACTTGTATTACAAATGGTGAAGACACCATCCCAAAACCTAAAATCCCAGCTAAGAAGAAACCCAAAGTTATTCCTATTATACAACCACCCATAATTAAACAAGAAAAAACTCCATATAATTCATTCTCAATAGGAATAGGAACAGGCAGTCCTGTAGCAAATATTTTAATCTCGGTGCCTTATGCAGACATAGATTTCGGATATGGAAGCTTTTTTGAGTTTAATCCTGACAATTTTAAGTCTTACTTTTTATTTGGTATCGATCTAATCTTTACAAAACAAATAGGACCAAGTGTAACAGTCGGAGGAGGATTTGGAGTTGGTATAGACTGGTCTAAGGTAGATCTAGTACCTCCTGGAGGTTCAGACACTATTACCTATGAAAGAATAGGAACTGTGGCTAGGTTACCCTTAGTAATGGAATACAAATTTGCAAAAAACTTGTCGGCAGGATTCAAAGTTTACTCTGCACTTGGTCCAACCATATTGCTCACAAAACCAAAAATATTATTCGAAGGAACTAGATTAAAATTCTTTGCAATTGGGTTTTTCAAGTTCTCAATATAAATAATAAATTTTTCACTAAAATCAAAAGGTTAGTATTTGCTAACCAGAGTATGCAATAAAGATTGTCCCACCTCCACTAATTAATAATTCTTCATTACATACTCCTATAAATGCACTTTCACCTTTCTTAAGATAAAAATGGTCATTTATCTTAATTTCTCCATTAATGACTAGTAACACCATCGTACCATCTCTTTTAAAATAAAGATTTCCATTAATATCTCTTTGCAACAAGCTTAAATTAGTACCTGGGAGTTTAAATACATTAAAACCCCCAATATTCTCACCTCTGAGTAATGAAAACATTCCCTCCTCAAACCTACCAACCTTAAGCATCTCATTCTTATCAACATATTTAGTAGTAAGCCCCGCTCTGATTACGTTATCAGAATTAGTCATAAGTTCAAGGCATTCGCCCCTAAGATACGCATGCACTTCTTGACTCTCAGTATAGAGAACCTCACCTGGATTTAATTTAAAAATATGCATTCCTAAAAATACTAAAAGTCCAATATCTACCCCATAAATCTTATAAATCTCATTAAACCAATAAGCTCTAAACTTATCTATAAAATCTAAATTTTCTTGCGCTCTTGCTATAACATCCTCAATCTCACCTCTTTGCAAATCAAATATATTGCTTATAAATTCTTTATGGGTCGTAAAATTAAAATCTAATTTCAATTTTTTATATATATTTTTAATTTCAAATAGAGGTAAAAATCCCTTAAGAGCATAAAAATCACTTAAAGCATAAACAAGTTCTATTTTTGGATTCTCATCCTTATAAATTCTTCTAGGGTCATTAATATTTACTCCCTTATCATTCTCAAGCTTAAAGCCTGTCAAGGCAATCTCTTTTGAAGGATGTATTTGGATTGACAAAGGCCTCTGGGCTGAGAGCACTTTAAATAAAAAAGACAACTCATTCTCATTTCCCAAAAGTTCTCTGTGATGCTTTAAGAAATCATAAAGGGAGCGATATCTGCCTTCAACTGATATCTTACTAGAAAATGTCTTATGTGCTCCAAGCCACATCTCAGCTTTAGGAAGGCCATCTTCTTTTTGTCCCAAAAGAGAAGGGATGAAACTAGTTCCACCCCAATCGTATTCTTTAATCTCATTTTTCATCAAAAATATATTATCAACTCTCATTTAGATTCCCTAGCTTTCAAAGATTTTAAAAATATCACTAAAATTGTTGCTACAGCAACACCTGCAACTATTGCAATAATAAATCCTAACTTATTATCAACCACAGGAAGAACTATCGGGCCTCCATGAGGCGCATGGCTTGCAACTCCCAAGAATGCCGCAATAATACTTGCAACAGCTCCTCCAGCCACTATTGAGGGTAAAACCCTCGCAGGATCACTAGCAGCGAAAGGAATAGCACCCTCACTAATACCAATAAAAGAGATTAAGAATGATATTTTCCCAGATTCTCTCTCTTCTTCCTCAAATAACTTAGGCACAACCAAAGTAGCAAGTCCCATAGCCATAGGAGGAACAGGAATAGCTGCTGCAACCATACCCATTATTTGTGGAACTTGAGGAATCATAGCAACACCAAAAAGGAATGCAACCTTATTAAAAGGTCCTCCCATATCAATAGCCACCATTGAACCAAGTATTAACCCAAGAAGCACCTTTCCTAAAACACCAGAAGTTTCTGAATTACTTTGCAAAGATTTAAGGCCATTCTCAAGCAATGTCATAAATTGGGCAATATATCCACCAACATAAATCATAAAAAACCCTATAATAACAGTACTTATTAAAGGAATTACAAATATAGGCATCACGGGTCGTAGCCATTCAGGAACCGTTTTTTTTGCTATCCATCTAGCAACAAACCCTGCCATAAATCCTGCAAGTATTGCCCCTAAAAATCCTGCTCCAATATCTCTAGCAAGAACACCTCCAACAAGACCTGGTGCAAGACCTGGCTTATCGGCAATTGCCATAGCAATAAACCCTGCAAGTATTGGCAACATCATACCAAAAGCCACAGCACCAATATCTGTAATCGTCTTATAAAAAGGATATTCAACAAAATTTGGTCCATCAGGGCCAACCCCAGCCAATGATATTCCAAGAGCAATCAAAATACCACCACTTGCTACAATTGGGATCATGGGAGACACGCCACTCATTAAATATTTATAAAGAGTAGATTTACTCTTCTTGGGTGTATCTTTTAAATTAGCATTCACATTCTTGTAATTAAATATTGGAGCATTAAATGATTCCTTAACAATATTTTCTATATTATTTATGGCCTTTGCAGTTGAAACCTTACAAACCTTCTTCCCATCAAATCTCGCTTCATCAACATCCTTATCAACAGCAAGTATTACCACATCAGCAGATTCAATATCTTCTTCCGTCAGAGCATTTTCAATGCCAATAGAGCCCTGAGTCTCAACTTTAATGCTGTAACCTTGTTTCTTAGCTTCAGCTTCAATCTTCTTAGCGGCAATATATGTATGTGCAATTCCTACAGGGCAAGCAGATACAGCCACTATTTTTTCTGATCTTGAAGAACTTACAACATCCTCTGTAGCAGCCTTTTCAACATTTTCCACATAAGCATAAATTTCATCAGGATTGTTTACAGTTTTTAAAATATTTTTAAAGTCATCGTTTTCAAATAATTTAGCTATAAAAGCTATTGACTTAATATGTTCATTACCTTGTTGTCCTTTTGACATACAAATTAAAAATATCAAATTAACAGGAGGGTTATCATCAGACCAATCTATCCCATCACCTTTTATGTAAAGCAATGAGACAAAACTTGTTTTAACAACATCCCCTATAAAATGAGGAATAGCAACTCCATTCTCCCAAGATGTATCACCAATATTTTCTCTATCAAGTATGCCCTGAAGAAATCCATTCCTATCATCCGTATAACCCTTTTCACCGACTTTATCTACTAAAAAATTAATTGCATCTTCTTTAGATTTTATTTCATCTGATATAAAAATAAGTTCTCTTT
The sequence above is drawn from the Candidatus Borreliella tachyglossi genome and encodes:
- a CDS encoding DUF3996 domain-containing protein; this encodes MKILLKVTMILSLASLSIAKEVDPLNLDKILVEKENLNKLFGIGFGIGNPITNIILSFPYVDIDFGYGGFNGLHPNNFTPYLIFGIDVLFREELYHNIIMTGGVGVGIDWSPVKSTDSGPAGAPEEKGDNKEGEFLSPASNNRLGIVLRLPISLEYSFLKNLVIGFKGMATIGGTMLISPITFEGARFGFFGIAFIKIYI
- a CDS encoding DUF3996 domain-containing protein, which translates into the protein MGKNTQKILILLAMFNLHYFTFSKDNDPYIIKCNEENDGTTCITNGEDTIPKPKIPAKKKPKVIPIIQPPIIKQEKTPYNSFSIGIGTGSPVANILISVPYADIDFGYGSFFEFNPDNFKSYFLFGIDLIFTKQIGPSVTVGGGFGVGIDWSKVDLVPPGGSDTITYERIGTVARLPLVMEYKFAKNLSAGFKVYSALGPTILLTKPKILFEGTRLKFFAIGFFKFSI
- the manA gene encoding mannose-6-phosphate isomerase, class I, which codes for MRVDNIFLMKNEIKEYDWGGTSFIPSLLGQKEDGLPKAEMWLGAHKTFSSKISVEGRYRSLYDFLKHHRELLGNENELSFLFKVLSAQRPLSIQIHPSKEIALTGFKLENDKGVNINDPRRIYKDENPKIELVYALSDFYALKGFLPLFEIKNIYKKLKLDFNFTTHKEFISNIFDLQRGEIEDVIARAQENLDFIDKFRAYWFNEIYKIYGVDIGLLVFLGMHIFKLNPGEVLYTESQEVHAYLRGECLELMTNSDNVIRAGLTTKYVDKNEMLKVGRFEEGMFSLLRGENIGGFNVFKLPGTNLSLLQRDINGNLYFKRDGTMVLLVINGEIKINDHFYLKKGESAFIGVCNEELLISGGGTIFIAYSG
- a CDS encoding fructose-specific PTS transporter subunit EIIC, yielding MFLDFLKRELIFISDEIKSKEDAINFLVDKVGEKGYTDDRNGFLQGILDRENIGDTSWENGVAIPHFIGDVVKTSFVSLLYIKGDGIDWSDDNPPVNLIFLICMSKGQQGNEHIKSIAFIAKLFENDDFKNILKTVNNPDEIYAYVENVEKAATEDVVSSSRSEKIVAVSACPVGIAHTYIAAKKIEAEAKKQGYSIKVETQGSIGIENALTEEDIESADVVILAVDKDVDEARFDGKKVCKVSTAKAINNIENIVKESFNAPIFNYKNVNANLKDTPKKSKSTLYKYLMSGVSPMIPIVASGGILIALGISLAGVGPDGPNFVEYPFYKTITDIGAVAFGMMLPILAGFIAMAIADKPGLAPGLVGGVLARDIGAGFLGAILAGFMAGFVARWIAKKTVPEWLRPVMPIFVIPLISTVIIGFFMIYVGGYIAQFMTLLENGLKSLQSNSETSGVLGKVLLGLILGSMVAIDMGGPFNKVAFLFGVAMIPQVPQIMGMVAAAIPVPPMAMGLATLVVPKLFEEEERESGKISFLISFIGISEGAIPFAASDPARVLPSIVAGGAVASIIAAFLGVASHAPHGGPIVLPVVDNKLGFIIAIVAGVAVATILVIFLKSLKARESK